One genomic window of Acidiferrobacteraceae bacterium includes the following:
- a CDS encoding tetratricopeptide repeat protein yields MKRTLVAVLFGVTVLAGCATRSPEAEPLSENPAVQSLVDRARSDIPSGRFGDATAVMERALRIEPRNPRLWLEYARIRMDQSQYQQAENLALRADSYADGDRRLRKEIWRFIGDARESRGDTGGAAAARAKAAAL; encoded by the coding sequence ATGAAAAGAACCCTGGTTGCAGTTTTGTTTGGGGTGACTGTGCTGGCGGGTTGTGCCACCCGGTCGCCCGAGGCGGAACCCCTCTCGGAAAATCCAGCTGTGCAGTCCCTGGTGGATCGCGCCCGTTCCGACATTCCCAGCGGGCGATTCGGCGACGCGACCGCGGTAATGGAGCGGGCATTGCGTATCGAGCCGCGCAATCCACGCCTGTGGCTGGAATACGCCCGCATCCGCATGGACCAGTCCCAGTACCAGCAGGCGGAAAATCTCGCCCTGCGCGCGGACAGCTATGCCGACGGTGACCGCCGCCTGCGCAAGGAAATCTGGCGCTTCATCGGCGATGCACGCGAAAGTCGCGGCGATACCGGGGGAGCGGCGGCCGCGCGGGCGAAGGCGGCGGCACTGTAA